From Rutidosis leptorrhynchoides isolate AG116_Rl617_1_P2 chromosome 3, CSIRO_AGI_Rlap_v1, whole genome shotgun sequence, a single genomic window includes:
- the LOC139900211 gene encoding uncharacterized mitochondrial protein AtMg01250-like — protein sequence MGRGVRQGDPLSPFLFILAAEGLNILTKAAVDRGLFRGVEIGRDKVVVSHLQYADDTMFLGEWSTTNARNLFKILKCFELSSGLKVNFHKSCLYGVGVDSGDVESLANLMGCQAGKFPFMYLGLQLVLE from the coding sequence ATGGGGCGAGGAGTTAGGCAAGGCGACCCGCTCTCCCCTTTCCTCTTTATCCTTGCGGCGGAAGGCTTAAATATTCTTACTAAAGCCGCGGTTGATCGAGGTCTTTTCAGAGGTGTTGAAATTGGAAGAGATAAAGTCGTAGTCTCCcatttgcaatatgcggatgataccatGTTTCTTGGAGAATGGTCTACAACAAATGCCCGTAACCTCTTCAAAATTTTAAAGTGTTTTGAGCTTTCATCGGGTCTTAAAGTTAACTTTCATAAGAGTTGTCTTTACGGGGTAGGGGTCGATTCGGGTGATGTTGAATCCTTAGCAAATCTAATGGGATGCCAAGCCGGTAAATTTCCTTTCATGTATCTCGGTCTCCAATTGGTGCTAGAATGA